From the genome of Pungitius pungitius chromosome 21, fPunPun2.1, whole genome shotgun sequence, one region includes:
- the prodh2 gene encoding hydroxyproline dehydrogenase, with amino-acid sequence MMAITYLRPPLPRRPPLRLLGTGAPWLAAAAAKQPGLPSATLSFQEPSAFRAKSLSELVRALAVFRLCSFPLLVDHCGKLMSAARGLLGRRLFSLLLRPTVYAQFVAGENEGEISRRVQKMSSRGLRPMLAVPIEEDLGEGSGEETYDDNMEAVLECVRMSHSNAWSKEPMMQLKITALLRPELCVKLTTLIGQRPLPLNLLVRALDGEPIKIPGLNEREVAHLLCGLRRLNRVAEASVDKVRVLVDAEYTYMNPALSLVTMAMMKKFNKDGVWIWNTYQCYLKESRSLLSEALRLSNGGGFGLGVKLVRGAYMDKERMLAGKEGRPDPVHRCWEDTNDSYNGCLDAMLEAISQKPERYRLIVATHNEDSVRRAARRMQELGMDKDGGSVCFGQLLGMCDHVSLTLAKEGYAVYKSVPYGSVEDTLPYLVRRAQENRTVLQGIRKERDLLRRELYRRLGLGGGNPSTL; translated from the exons ATGATGGCGATCACTTACCTGCGTCCCCCGCTGCCTCGCCGGCCCCCGCTGAGGCTTCTGGGTACCGGGGCCCCCtggctggcggcggcggcggccaagCAGCCCGGGCTCCCCTCGGCCACTTTGAGCTTCCAGGAGCCGAGCGCCTTCAGGGCCAAGAGCCTGAGCGAGCTGGTCCGCGCCCTGGCCGTCTTCCGCCTCTGCTCCTTCCCCCTGCTCGTCGACCACTGCGGGAAG ctgatgTCGGCGGCGCGCGGCCTGTTGGGCAGGAGGCTGTtctccctgctgctgcggcCCACCGTCTACGCCCAGTTCGTGGCCGGGGAGAACGAGGGCGAGATCTCCCGGCGCGTGCAGAAGATGAGCTCGCGGGGACTCAGGCCCATGCTGGCCGTGCCAATCGAGGAGGATCTGGGGGAGGGCTCCGG CGAGGAGACGTACGACGACAACATGGAGGCCGTGCTGGAATGCGTGCGGATGTCACACAGCAACGCCTGGAGCAAAGAGCCCATGATGCAGCTGAAGATCACGGCTCTGCTCCGGCCCGAGCTGTGT GTCAAACTCACAACGCTCATCGGCCAACGGCCGCTTCCCCTGAATCTTCTGGTCAGAGCTCTGGATGGAGAG CCGATTAAAATCCCTGGTTTAAACGAGCGCGAAGTGGCCCATTTGCTCTGTGGCCTGCGGCGACTCAACAGAGTAGCAGAG gcAAGCGTAGACAAAGTGAGAGTCCTGGTTGATGCAGAGTACACCTACATGAATCCCGCACTCTCTCTGGTCACCATGGCGATGATGAAGAAGTTCAACAAAGATGGTGTCTGGATCTGGAACACGTACCAGTGCTACCTGAAG GAGTCCAGGTCTCTCCTCTCAGAAGCTCTGCGGCTGTCCAACGGCGGGGGCTTCGGCCTCGGGGTCAAGCTGGTCCGAGGAGCCTACATGGACAAGGAGAGGATGCTCGCAGGGAAAGAGGGTCGCCCGGACCCCGTCCACCGGTGCTGGGAGGACACCAACGACAG TTACAACGGCTGCCTGGACGCGATGCTGGAGGCCATCTCCCAGAAGCCCGAGCGGTACCGGCTCATCGTCGCCACTCACAACGAGGACTCGGTGAGACGCGCCGCGCGACG GATGCAGGAGTTGGGGATGGACAAGGACGGGGGCTCGGTGTGCTTCGGCCAGCTGCTGGGCATGTGTGACCACGTCTCCCTCACCCTGG CAAAGGAGGGTTACGCAGTGTACAAGTCGGTGCCGTACGGCTCGGTGGAGGACACGCTCCCCTACCTGGTGCGTCGGGCTCAGGAGAATCGGACCGTGTTGCAGGGGATTCGCAAAGAGAGGGACCTGCTGAGGAGAGAGCTCTACAGGAGgctgggcctggggggggggaacccctCCACACTTTGA